From a region of the Sporosarcina ureilytica genome:
- a CDS encoding DUF2653 family protein — MEPLIISEQDIINSICLFMSHEKEIEPDEVEVELIYDDEAEMAFTAETCIQSETELIPTSKMIAALRLWIDLYTDLDGISAGIQLHFNENDGIYATVR, encoded by the coding sequence ATGGAACCGTTAATTATTTCTGAACAAGATATTATCAATTCAATCTGTCTTTTCATGTCCCATGAAAAAGAGATTGAGCCTGACGAAGTTGAAGTCGAACTCATTTATGATGATGAAGCGGAAATGGCTTTTACAGCAGAAACGTGTATCCAAAGTGAAACGGAATTGATTCCTACTTCTAAAATGATTGCGGCCCTTCGCTTATGGATTGACCTATACACTGATTTAGACGGGATTTCAGCAGGTATTCAACTTCATTTTAATGAGAACGACGGGATTTATGCAACCGTACGATAA
- the modA gene encoding molybdate ABC transporter substrate-binding protein, with protein sequence MKKTCYLFFSALVIVMLIACSNTAEKVGNADEKVNLTISAATSLTDALQEIKTIYEKDNSVQLTFNLGGSGSLAQQIQRGAPVDIFISANENWMDTLIQNDLIIEQSLATITGNRLVLIAQNDSKLHFPSVNQIIPEEVDQIAIGNPESVPAGKYTQEVLQTVNLWDDLENKLILGKDVRQVLTYVETGNVDIGFVYESDALSSDQISILATVPENSHDKITYPGAILASSKHEQEAQDFLTFLTSEQAQQVFEKYGFRQ encoded by the coding sequence ATGAAAAAAACATGTTACTTATTCTTTTCAGCGCTAGTGATAGTTATGCTTATTGCTTGTTCAAACACTGCTGAAAAGGTAGGAAACGCTGATGAAAAGGTTAACCTTACAATATCCGCGGCAACTAGTTTAACAGATGCCCTACAGGAGATTAAAACCATTTACGAAAAAGACAATTCAGTCCAACTCACATTTAATTTAGGTGGTTCCGGCAGTCTTGCGCAACAAATTCAACGAGGCGCACCTGTTGATATTTTTATTTCTGCAAATGAAAATTGGATGGACACATTAATACAGAATGACCTCATTATCGAACAATCACTTGCGACGATTACAGGGAACAGATTAGTTCTGATTGCTCAAAATGACTCAAAACTACACTTTCCATCTGTCAATCAAATCATTCCTGAAGAAGTGGATCAAATTGCAATTGGCAATCCCGAAAGTGTTCCTGCTGGAAAATATACACAGGAAGTTTTGCAAACAGTAAACCTATGGGATGACTTAGAAAACAAACTGATTTTAGGTAAAGACGTGCGTCAAGTATTGACCTATGTTGAAACTGGGAATGTCGATATTGGGTTTGTTTATGAAAGTGATGCCCTTTCTTCAGATCAGATTTCCATCTTAGCCACTGTCCCAGAAAATTCCCACGACAAGATTACATATCCAGGTGCAATTTTAGCATCTTCTAAACATGAACAAGAAGCGCAGGATTTCTTAACATTTCTAACTTCAGAACAAGCGCAACAAGTGTTTGAAAAATACGGCTTTCGTCAATAA
- the modB gene encoding molybdate ABC transporter permease subunit, with product MNELNLSPLWLSIKTASIATVIVFIFGVILARMIARNHFPGKGFLEAIILLPLVLPPTVVGFGLLFLFGKNGFVGHWLSHYFNIQIVFTWYAVIIAAVVVSFPLMYQSASAAFQQYDRNIENAAYTMGASKWKVFWTISFPLAWPGLLSGLVLSFARALGEFGATLMLAGYIPNVTDTIPLAIYFAVESGNMEMAKFWVFIIIAFGFSAILWLNWWSKRHMLRFQAKQQ from the coding sequence GTGAATGAACTAAATCTTTCTCCATTATGGCTTTCGATTAAGACCGCCTCTATCGCAACCGTTATTGTTTTTATTTTCGGCGTGATTCTTGCCCGCATGATTGCAAGAAATCATTTCCCCGGAAAAGGTTTCCTCGAGGCAATTATTTTATTGCCGCTCGTCTTACCCCCTACCGTTGTCGGTTTTGGGTTATTGTTTCTTTTTGGAAAAAATGGTTTTGTGGGGCACTGGCTTAGTCATTATTTCAACATCCAAATTGTTTTCACATGGTATGCAGTCATTATTGCAGCTGTTGTTGTTTCTTTTCCGCTCATGTATCAAAGCGCAAGCGCTGCGTTTCAACAATACGATCGAAATATTGAAAATGCCGCCTATACGATGGGCGCCTCGAAGTGGAAAGTATTTTGGACCATTTCATTTCCACTGGCATGGCCTGGATTGCTCTCGGGCTTAGTCTTATCTTTCGCACGTGCACTTGGTGAATTTGGCGCGACCTTAATGCTTGCTGGCTATATTCCAAATGTGACAGATACAATTCCGCTAGCGATTTACTTTGCGGTTGAATCCGGAAATATGGAAATGGCCAAGTTTTGGGTATTCATTATTATCGCGTTCGGGTTCAGTGCGATTCTTTGGCTTAATTGGTGGAGCAAACGACATATGTTGCGTTTTCAGGCGAAACAACAATGA
- a CDS encoding ATP-binding cassette domain-containing protein, with protein sequence MLSIDIQKQLSHFELTTSFTVAKDEIVVLFGPSGSGKTTILNCIAGLSKPTAGQITLHNRVLFNNKRVNVPIQQRNIGYLFQSYALFPHLTAWENIAYGMKSQPFAEHLMKELGIVHLREQYPHEISGGEKQRVAIARALATEPDLLLLDEPFSALDDETKEKGHHELLRLHKQWEIPILLVTHSKAEAEKLSNRILYVNEGQLIEPTCSI encoded by the coding sequence ATGCTTAGCATAGACATTCAAAAACAATTGTCCCATTTTGAATTAACCACTTCATTTACAGTCGCGAAAGATGAAATTGTTGTTCTTTTCGGTCCATCAGGTTCTGGTAAAACAACCATATTAAATTGTATCGCAGGTCTTTCAAAACCAACTGCTGGCCAAATAACATTACATAATCGAGTGTTATTTAATAATAAACGAGTCAATGTACCGATTCAGCAACGTAATATTGGGTATCTCTTCCAATCTTACGCCCTTTTCCCACATTTAACCGCATGGGAAAATATCGCATATGGCATGAAATCACAACCTTTCGCTGAACATTTAATGAAGGAACTAGGGATTGTCCATTTGAGAGAACAATACCCTCATGAAATTTCGGGCGGAGAAAAACAACGTGTTGCGATTGCACGAGCTCTTGCGACAGAACCTGACCTGTTATTATTAGACGAACCTTTTTCTGCTTTAGATGATGAGACAAAAGAAAAAGGCCATCATGAACTATTACGGCTACATAAACAGTGGGAAATTCCCATTCTTCTCGTCACACATAGTAAAGCAGAAGCCGAAAAACTAAGTAATCGCATCTTATATGTAAATGAAGGCCAACTCATAGAACCAACATGTTCAATATAA
- a CDS encoding cupin domain-containing protein, whose protein sequence is MKKFDVSSPNAEYTFDVNQNTLFKRDNKNFINELSIDQLNTLDNTSVLDIYLSKGKIVEPHYHQHASELVYCICGGVTVSLVNPNTKELHSFSITSGQVVNVPQGWWHYIVSNADDTRFLGIFNAPKPEVILGSDLLNVTPANIVADTYCVDEVKWKEVTKPIPPSVFIGPPIDCHRDQHEHFDINSTFTDPTYQWNPYTFCKPL, encoded by the coding sequence GTGAAAAAATTTGATGTTAGTTCACCGAACGCAGAATATACATTCGATGTTAATCAAAATACTCTTTTTAAAAGGGATAATAAAAACTTCATTAATGAACTGAGCATTGATCAATTAAATACATTAGACAACACATCGGTCCTTGATATTTATTTAAGTAAAGGAAAGATAGTTGAACCTCATTACCATCAACATGCGTCAGAATTGGTTTATTGTATTTGCGGGGGCGTTACGGTATCACTCGTCAATCCGAATACAAAAGAGCTTCATAGTTTTTCAATCACTTCGGGTCAAGTTGTCAACGTTCCGCAGGGGTGGTGGCATTATATTGTCTCGAATGCTGATGACACACGTTTTTTAGGTATTTTTAATGCACCGAAACCAGAAGTGATTTTAGGTTCGGATCTTTTGAATGTAACGCCAGCCAATATTGTAGCGGATACGTATTGTGTTGATGAAGTTAAATGGAAGGAAGTAACGAAGCCGATACCGCCATCAGTATTTATCGGACCCCCAATAGATTGTCATCGTGATCAACACGAGCATTTCGATATAAACTCGACCTTCACGGACCCTACTTATCAGTGGAATCCATATACCTTTTGCAAACCGTTATAA
- a CDS encoding cysteine-rich CWC family protein — translation MCVLNKVSRVGMELENCPLCYRHNNCCNGKEKSLGDCWCTKTFFPSELFDLLPPEAVRKTCICESCLNRFKSTFSDEN, via the coding sequence ATGTGCGTGTTGAATAAAGTGAGTCGAGTAGGGATGGAACTAGAAAACTGTCCACTTTGTTATCGTCATAACAATTGCTGCAATGGCAAAGAAAAGTCGTTAGGAGATTGTTGGTGTACGAAAACGTTCTTTCCAAGTGAACTATTTGACCTTCTACCGCCGGAAGCAGTAAGAAAGACTTGTATTTGTGAAAGTTGTTTGAATCGATTTAAGTCAACGTTTTCTGATGAAAATTAA
- the brnQ gene encoding branched-chain amino acid transport system II carrier protein, with protein sequence MQTVPFSKVFAIGLMLFAMFLGAGNVIFAPMVGQEAGTNTWIAMSGFLITGVGLVLLAILALTRGGGTVEKLASRVNPLFATVFSVLLFLTLGPIYVIPRTTSVVYEIAVNPLVSEGANTKLILFGFSTIFIVLTILLSWNTTKFVDRLGKMITPVFAILLLAIIMKSVITPMGSIGAPQENYLSGIFLKGFTQGYYTMDVLAAFVFGGIFIKSIGALGIKSEKVVSSLFIKAGLITIIGLILLQVSMAWIGASSVDSIGLKDNGGEVLAQSASVLFGQVGIYMIGTVIFLTGITTNVACLAAVSEYFERIVPSVSYKVWLLVFALLSLIITNFGLNTILTMASPILLLLYPIAIALIALVLFNNLFNGYQSVYVSTIIGVGMIAVLDALKEANIFPETIDAVFGFIPLFENGAGWIVTGIVGAVIGFIISKVKNERAALIQESVTNVRVE encoded by the coding sequence ATGCAGACAGTTCCATTTTCAAAAGTATTTGCAATCGGATTAATGTTGTTTGCTATGTTTTTAGGGGCGGGGAACGTCATTTTTGCACCTATGGTAGGTCAAGAAGCGGGGACTAATACGTGGATTGCAATGAGTGGTTTTTTGATAACTGGGGTTGGCTTGGTTTTATTAGCGATTCTAGCATTAACTCGCGGGGGTGGAACAGTAGAGAAGTTAGCGAGTCGAGTGAATCCGCTTTTTGCAACGGTTTTTTCGGTCTTATTATTTCTAACGTTGGGACCGATTTATGTAATTCCAAGAACCACATCAGTTGTTTATGAGATTGCGGTTAATCCGTTAGTATCGGAAGGAGCAAATACGAAACTGATATTATTCGGATTTTCGACGATATTTATCGTTTTAACGATTTTGTTATCATGGAATACGACAAAGTTTGTTGATCGACTTGGGAAAATGATTACGCCAGTTTTCGCAATTTTGTTACTAGCGATTATCATGAAATCAGTGATTACACCGATGGGTAGTATTGGTGCACCTCAAGAAAATTATCTTTCAGGAATTTTTCTGAAAGGATTTACACAAGGCTATTATACGATGGATGTGTTAGCCGCTTTTGTGTTTGGCGGTATATTTATCAAGTCGATTGGTGCCTTAGGGATTAAATCTGAAAAAGTTGTGTCTAGTTTATTTATTAAAGCGGGTCTAATTACAATCATTGGCTTAATACTCCTCCAAGTTTCGATGGCTTGGATTGGGGCTTCTAGTGTGGATTCAATCGGTTTAAAAGATAATGGCGGGGAAGTCCTTGCACAAAGTGCTTCTGTGTTATTTGGCCAAGTAGGGATTTATATGATTGGAACCGTTATTTTCCTAACAGGGATTACAACAAATGTCGCTTGTTTAGCAGCGGTTTCTGAGTACTTCGAGCGTATCGTTCCATCTGTTTCTTACAAGGTTTGGTTACTTGTATTTGCTTTGTTAAGTTTAATCATTACCAATTTTGGATTAAATACCATTTTGACGATGGCATCCCCTATTTTATTACTGTTATATCCCATTGCTATCGCGTTAATCGCATTAGTATTGTTTAACAACTTATTCAACGGTTATCAATCTGTTTATGTTAGTACAATTATTGGCGTAGGGATGATTGCGGTCTTAGATGCATTGAAAGAAGCAAATATTTTTCCAGAAACAATTGATGCAGTTTTCGGTTTCATTCCACTTTTTGAAAATGGGGCAGGCTGGATTGTTACTGGAATAGTAGGCGCAGTGATTGGTTTTATTATCAGTAAGGTGAAGAATGAACGTGCAGCCTTAATTCAAGAATCAGTGACCAATGTGCGTGTTGAATAA
- the opp4C gene encoding oligopeptide ABC transporter permease codes for MTQSSRENTFPIEPQFTPEDLEADRKHRSPLQLSIRRFLKNKLAIFGIIVLLIVISMAIFAPFLTEYDPRQADLLKVEQSPSSEHILGTDGSGRDNFARLLYGARISLIVGFSAMIFTLLIGLITGAVAGYYGGIVDNIIMRLADLVLALPFLVLALTIIALLEKVTIGIFVTVIAITSWPTLTRIVRGTFLSLREQEFVLGARAIGASDSRIIFRHFIPNAIGPIIVNATLMMATMIIIESALSFIGFGIPQPTPTWGNMISEAQSIRILRYHPEAWIPPGLCILITVLAINFIGDGLRDAFDPKSDGR; via the coding sequence ATGACACAATCTAGCCGGGAAAATACATTTCCAATTGAACCACAATTTACGCCTGAAGACTTGGAAGCCGACCGTAAGCATAGAAGCCCTTTGCAACTATCGATACGACGTTTTTTAAAAAACAAACTAGCCATCTTCGGAATTATCGTTTTACTAATTGTTATTAGTATGGCTATTTTTGCACCATTTTTAACGGAATATGATCCACGACAAGCTGATTTATTGAAGGTAGAACAAAGTCCTTCTAGTGAACATATTTTGGGAACGGATGGTTCTGGTCGTGATAACTTTGCTAGATTACTGTATGGGGCTAGGATATCGTTAATTGTTGGATTTAGTGCAATGATATTTACACTATTGATTGGACTTATTACTGGAGCTGTTGCGGGGTATTATGGCGGTATTGTTGATAACATAATCATGAGACTAGCCGACTTAGTATTGGCGTTGCCTTTCCTTGTCCTTGCATTAACGATTATTGCTTTATTGGAGAAAGTAACTATTGGTATATTTGTGACAGTTATCGCCATTACCTCATGGCCGACGTTAACAAGAATTGTTAGGGGGACCTTTTTATCATTAAGGGAGCAAGAGTTTGTGCTCGGCGCTAGGGCGATCGGTGCTAGCGATTCACGGATTATTTTTAGGCACTTTATTCCGAATGCGATAGGGCCTATTATTGTGAACGCTACGTTAATGATGGCGACCATGATTATTATTGAATCAGCATTAAGTTTTATTGGGTTTGGTATCCCTCAACCGACACCGACATGGGGGAATATGATTTCGGAAGCACAAAGCATTCGGATTCTTCGTTATCACCCGGAAGCTTGGATCCCTCCAGGACTTTGTATATTAATTACAGTCCTCGCGATTAACTTTATTGGGGATGGGCTGCGGGATGCGTTTGATCCGAAGAGCGATGGACGATAA